In uncultured Methanobacterium sp., a genomic segment contains:
- a CDS encoding nickel-dependent hydrogenase large subunit, producing the protein MDDNKQNRTVIEAEIPMGTVHPAALEPYRLRLFVEDEIVRDAEITVGVNHRGVERIMEGLPVEKANSLTEKICGICSNSHIWNSCRTGEIALGIEVPERAIYIRIIMEELERLHSHLLYLAHGSEVLGHETFSMRLFYIRETVMDLLGMIGGNRVQYGSAVLGGVRPRCELDEMRLQKITEGMDLLEEKITAFADRFVSDPMVMSRITGVGVISQKDAIRLACTGPTLRATGVALDLRRDMEEYDPFEFDVITQDDGDVKSQLLMRVFENFEAIKIIRQAVRDLPDGPITNRSWEMQDTPLTKSRIEVPRGTLYHSYALEDGRVRNCVIRTPSMANIGAMQHACIGHHITDAQLSVVQCDPCFTCTDRAIEIIKI; encoded by the coding sequence ATGGATGATAACAAACAAAACCGGACGGTTATCGAGGCAGAAATTCCAATGGGAACTGTTCACCCTGCTGCACTCGAACCATACCGGCTAAGGCTCTTTGTGGAAGATGAAATCGTCCGCGATGCGGAGATAACTGTAGGAGTTAATCACCGGGGAGTGGAACGGATCATGGAAGGACTGCCTGTGGAAAAAGCCAACAGCTTAACCGAGAAGATCTGTGGAATATGCTCCAACAGTCACATTTGGAACTCCTGCCGAACAGGGGAGATAGCCCTAGGAATAGAAGTACCAGAAAGAGCGATTTACATTAGAATTATAATGGAAGAACTGGAAAGACTCCACAGCCACTTACTTTACCTGGCCCACGGAAGCGAAGTACTGGGTCACGAAACATTTTCCATGCGCCTGTTCTATATCCGAGAAACAGTAATGGACCTCCTGGGCATGATCGGAGGTAACCGTGTACAATACGGTTCAGCAGTGCTGGGAGGAGTCCGCCCACGATGTGAACTGGATGAAATGCGTTTACAAAAGATTACAGAAGGAATGGACTTACTTGAAGAGAAAATCACCGCTTTCGCTGATCGTTTTGTCTCTGACCCGATGGTGATGAGCAGAATCACGGGGGTAGGAGTTATCAGCCAGAAAGATGCTATCAGATTAGCCTGTACTGGACCCACACTTCGTGCAACCGGTGTTGCCCTGGATTTGAGGAGGGACATGGAAGAATACGATCCATTCGAGTTTGATGTAATCACCCAGGATGATGGTGATGTCAAATCACAACTACTAATGAGAGTGTTTGAGAACTTTGAAGCCATCAAGATCATACGTCAAGCAGTCCGCGACCTCCCAGATGGCCCAATAACCAACAGGAGCTGGGAAATGCAGGATACTCCCCTTACCAAGAGTCGCATTGAAGTTCCCCGTGGAACACTTTACCATTCTTACGCCCTGGAAGATGGTAGGGTTAGAAACTGTGTCATTCGAACCCCCTCTATGGCCAACATCGGAGCCATGCAACACGCCTGCATAGGCCATCACATTACAGATGCCCAGCTTTCAGTGGTGCAATGTGACCCATGTTTCACCTGCACTGACCGGGCAATTGAGATCATTAAGATATGA
- a CDS encoding NADH-quinone oxidoreductase subunit B family protein: MSLKSYSRGRAVHVMLVYTGGCNGCDIEIVNCILSPKFDAEQYKVFLTWNPREADVLVVTGPVTKHNEQPLREIYKAIPEPKAVVAAGACALMGGVYKNCHGDIPSEEIAGPVDNIIPVDAKVPGCAVRPQDIVAGLVSALPLLLNAD; encoded by the coding sequence ATGAGCCTGAAATCATATTCAAGGGGTCGAGCCGTACACGTGATGTTAGTATACACTGGAGGTTGCAACGGCTGTGACATAGAAATAGTCAACTGCATATTATCTCCCAAATTCGATGCAGAACAGTACAAAGTATTTCTAACCTGGAACCCCAGGGAAGCAGATGTACTGGTGGTCACTGGACCAGTAACCAAACACAATGAACAGCCCCTCCGAGAAATTTACAAAGCAATACCTGAACCAAAAGCAGTGGTAGCTGCAGGAGCCTGTGCCCTCATGGGAGGAGTGTACAAGAATTGCCATGGGGATATACCATCCGAAGAAATCGCAGGACCAGTGGATAATATCATACCAGTTGATGCCAAAGTACCAGGTTGCGCTGTGCGCCCCCAGGATATAGTAGCAGGATTGGTATCAGCTTTACCATTACTACTGAATGCGGACTAA
- a CDS encoding 4Fe-4S binding protein has translation MTNLVLIFLEGAYTNLKRILFASDRVTDMDVRNMILEGKVTPTNKVAEVSCIGCGGCSNACPTGAIEMVDLDEPVELMEGLTKTQLPVLHSEKCVNCYYCHDFCPLYALFGEAGTIHPNDVGEVTSDISQLLEKPVKISDDKIAFISQYLADNTIIRKRRE, from the coding sequence ATGACTAATCTAGTCCTTATATTCCTGGAAGGAGCTTACACCAACCTTAAAAGGATCCTATTTGCCAGTGACCGGGTCACGGACATGGACGTACGAAACATGATCCTGGAAGGTAAGGTAACACCCACCAACAAGGTGGCCGAAGTATCCTGTATTGGATGCGGTGGTTGCAGCAATGCCTGCCCTACTGGAGCCATAGAAATGGTGGACCTGGATGAACCAGTGGAACTCATGGAAGGACTTACCAAAACACAGTTACCAGTCCTGCATAGTGAAAAATGTGTTAACTGTTACTACTGTCATGATTTCTGCCCACTGTATGCTTTATTTGGAGAAGCAGGAACTATACATCCTAACGATGTTGGTGAGGTCACATCAGACATATCTCAATTACTTGAAAAGCCAGTGAAAATATCTGATGATAAAATAGCATTCATATCCCAGTACTTGGCTGATAATACCATCATAAGAAAAAGAAGGGAATAA
- a CDS encoding 4Fe-4S binding protein — MFLTTNKCKGIGECIQECPTEAIRLIDGKAFSCITCGACMEACPNSAIFRNKYGGYVVDRAKCNACGVCELTCPVNSIHIEDGVVRGICSRCGICVPACPEKARIDAYDVIEDRQLKFLESLNLTVQPPTRSKKAEEVAQRTSLVTDNEKCTLCRRCEYYCPTEAIMVDVEPQGKCTECRVCEDVCPVGAIENCTIDPEKCTVCLKCMKECPNQAIFVDDFQVKIRKLEEDEKLEGKIISCLNCGLCADACEAGALKMINGHLRYDPTLCEDCETTACIDACPVGTLRLSEDTERKIKGFCVSCGRCVKACDINEARSFQNVTWDGSVTEDCISCGICAEICPKDAITLKRGSIEVDTEKCVLCEKCAIHCPVNAIPTTTMRKKTIKEGFAFVMDKMCMNCKLCTKICPEEAIAEDENGKIVVDDDKCIYCGACSNACPARAILFEREFEVEQ; from the coding sequence ATGTTTCTAACAACCAATAAATGCAAAGGCATTGGAGAATGCATCCAAGAATGCCCTACAGAGGCAATCCGTCTGATTGATGGAAAAGCATTCAGCTGCATAACCTGTGGTGCCTGCATGGAAGCCTGCCCCAACAGTGCAATCTTCCGCAACAAATACGGAGGATACGTGGTAGACCGGGCTAAATGCAATGCCTGTGGTGTATGCGAACTCACATGTCCGGTTAACAGCATCCACATAGAAGATGGAGTGGTCAGAGGGATCTGTTCCAGATGTGGCATATGCGTCCCAGCCTGCCCAGAGAAGGCCCGAATAGATGCCTATGATGTAATTGAAGACAGACAGCTCAAATTCCTAGAATCCTTAAATCTCACAGTTCAACCTCCCACCCGTTCCAAAAAAGCGGAAGAGGTTGCCCAAAGAACCAGCCTGGTTACCGACAATGAAAAATGCACACTCTGCCGGCGCTGTGAATATTACTGTCCCACCGAGGCCATAATGGTGGATGTAGAGCCTCAGGGTAAATGCACCGAGTGCAGGGTCTGTGAAGATGTTTGCCCGGTAGGAGCCATTGAAAACTGCACCATTGACCCTGAAAAATGCACAGTTTGTCTTAAATGCATGAAAGAATGCCCCAACCAGGCCATATTCGTGGATGACTTCCAAGTGAAAATCAGAAAACTGGAAGAAGATGAAAAACTGGAAGGAAAAATCATATCCTGCCTTAACTGCGGATTATGTGCCGATGCATGTGAAGCAGGAGCACTTAAAATGATAAACGGGCACCTGCGCTATGATCCCACACTATGCGAGGACTGTGAAACCACTGCCTGCATTGATGCCTGTCCAGTAGGAACACTCAGACTTTCAGAAGACACTGAAAGGAAGATTAAAGGCTTTTGTGTTTCATGTGGTAGGTGTGTTAAGGCCTGCGACATTAACGAAGCACGTAGCTTCCAGAACGTTACATGGGATGGATCAGTCACCGAAGACTGCATATCCTGTGGAATCTGTGCAGAAATATGCCCCAAGGATGCCATCACCCTTAAAAGAGGAAGCATTGAGGTGGACACTGAAAAATGTGTGCTGTGTGAAAAATGTGCCATTCACTGTCCTGTAAATGCAATACCCACCACCACCATGCGTAAAAAAACCATCAAGGAAGGATTTGCCTTTGTGATGGATAAAATGTGCATGAACTGTAAGTTATGCACCAAGATATGTCCAGAAGAAGCCATAGCTGAGGATGAAAATGGTAAGATCGTGGTGGATGATGATAAGTGCATCTACTGTGGTGCTTGCAGCAATGCCTGCCCAGCCAGAGCCATACTATTTGAAAGGGAATTCGAGGTGGAACAATGA
- a CDS encoding energy-converting hydrogenase B subunit J, producing MTFYIGPMVLGFLLGFILGSRIKENPESKLKFDSTVYLIFLIIAILVAYFLGPFPYYQDAPLASGFVAAAVGIIMGKLILGKDRKPEKLEDETVN from the coding sequence ATGACATTCTACATTGGACCAATGGTACTGGGATTCCTCCTGGGATTCATACTGGGAAGCCGAATTAAAGAGAACCCTGAAAGTAAACTCAAATTTGACTCCACAGTTTACCTTATCTTCCTGATCATTGCCATCCTGGTTGCCTACTTCCTGGGCCCATTCCCCTATTATCAGGATGCGCCACTGGCCAGTGGTTTTGTAGCCGCAGCAGTGGGAATCATAATGGGCAAACTGATACTGGGAAAAGATAGGAAACCTGAAAAATTGGAGGATGAAACGGTTAATTGA
- a CDS encoding MnhB domain-containing protein yields the protein MSTILKIFVLPASLIIMCWGVLTILGGHITPGGGFQGGAMIAAGFIFCLVVYGLKESPFHLSHDFLSGIESIGALAYVFLGIAGLAFSGFYLYNLGVDLYGIVPVFIKNLFNYPDPTHAGIIPYLNFVVGLKVMVGLAAVVIAFMGFNEYKDDSEEETDEAGWEIE from the coding sequence ATGAGCACCATACTCAAAATATTCGTATTACCTGCATCCCTGATTATCATGTGCTGGGGTGTACTCACCATTCTGGGAGGCCACATCACCCCTGGAGGAGGATTCCAGGGAGGGGCCATGATAGCAGCAGGATTCATATTCTGTTTAGTTGTATACGGGCTTAAAGAAAGTCCATTTCACCTATCCCATGATTTCCTCTCGGGAATAGAAAGTATCGGGGCACTGGCCTATGTATTTTTAGGTATTGCCGGACTGGCATTTTCGGGTTTCTACCTATACAACCTGGGAGTTGACCTCTATGGTATAGTCCCGGTCTTCATAAAAAACCTGTTTAACTACCCTGACCCTACACATGCCGGAATAATACCCTACCTTAACTTCGTGGTGGGATTGAAGGTTATGGTGGGATTAGCCGCAGTGGTAATAGCATTCATGGGATTCAATGAATACAAAGATGATTCAGAAGAAGAAACTGATGAAGCTGGATGGGAGATTGAATAA
- a CDS encoding energy-converting hydrogenase B subunit G, EhbG → MNLYDMIVKKIKDIQGTGDDPVTNISTSSMLTAEITLISSVLVALIMLRLVSKVLMIVAVLVVLGIFLTSMPLMNRLRSEQNDSLYTMTFYVVIALTIIITLFYWGNLNV, encoded by the coding sequence ATGAATCTCTATGATATGATAGTTAAGAAGATAAAAGACATCCAGGGAACTGGTGATGATCCAGTAACCAACATATCAACATCATCCATGCTCACTGCAGAGATAACCTTAATTTCCTCGGTGTTGGTGGCACTCATCATGCTCCGGCTGGTAAGCAAGGTTTTAATGATCGTGGCTGTACTGGTGGTTCTTGGAATCTTTTTAACATCAATGCCTCTTATGAATCGCTTAAGAAGCGAACAGAACGATTCATTATACACTATGACGTTTTACGTTGTGATTGCGCTGACAATAATAATTACCCTATTCTACTGGGGGAATTTAAATGTCTAA
- the ehbF gene encoding energy conserving hydrogenase EhbF, protein MNLLIPLMVIVPILCALFLNLLHKKDRTVKAVTIILALALPALPLLANYGLHFFGGYEPLVQNPTLATNLPSLITGTALSTFHPAITYSFQSAQQLFLFVLGLVGFLVLLTSVYETRRPSGVYAYMLFMGIAAVTAILLTDDIFNFYVFFEIMALVTVGIVMVSNIKGNYETALKYMILGGVAAPLLLLGIAFILGVTGNVNITDIVYSIKTGMVDPHNPVLLIACGLIVFGWLYGSGLPPFHTIKSAIYSKALPSGSAMIQAFSVFTFIALGIIILRIFSYLPFSQWVILGVSLLAMILGITMAIVQTDLKRIIGFLAVGELGYIGIGLGLGTAYGITAGLFQAVNEVLITALLFIGFGVAIYQTETSNTRKLGGMMVRNPLVAFLVLLGGLAMAGVPPLNAFQSKLMLIQASLNAGLPELGVIMILLSIVTFMTFMKAFHAVYLRPKPADLEIKNEKIPKATIISMVVLLVVCIIFGLFPQYVTSYLQPLATSLAGGVV, encoded by the coding sequence TTGAACCTCTTAATACCACTGATGGTTATAGTTCCCATACTATGTGCACTGTTTTTAAACCTGCTCCATAAAAAGGATAGGACGGTTAAGGCAGTAACCATCATTTTAGCTTTAGCTTTACCGGCATTACCTTTACTGGCCAATTACGGACTGCATTTTTTCGGAGGTTATGAACCCCTGGTGCAGAATCCAACTCTGGCCACAAATTTACCATCACTTATAACTGGAACTGCCCTTTCCACGTTCCACCCTGCTATTACTTACTCTTTCCAGAGCGCACAGCAGTTATTCTTATTTGTCCTGGGTCTGGTAGGATTTCTGGTCCTTTTAACCTCAGTTTATGAAACCCGCAGACCATCTGGTGTTTATGCTTACATGCTCTTCATGGGAATAGCAGCCGTGACTGCCATACTCTTAACTGATGACATATTCAACTTTTACGTTTTCTTTGAGATAATGGCCCTGGTAACTGTGGGCATCGTCATGGTGTCCAATATAAAAGGTAACTATGAAACTGCCCTTAAGTACATGATACTGGGTGGTGTGGCAGCTCCCCTATTGTTATTGGGTATAGCCTTCATTCTAGGAGTTACTGGTAACGTTAACATCACAGACATAGTCTATTCAATTAAAACAGGGATGGTTGACCCTCATAATCCTGTACTTTTAATAGCATGTGGTTTGATTGTGTTCGGATGGCTTTATGGGTCTGGATTACCTCCATTCCACACCATCAAATCCGCAATTTACAGCAAAGCATTACCCAGTGGATCAGCAATGATCCAGGCCTTTTCAGTGTTCACATTCATTGCACTGGGAATCATCATCCTCAGAATATTCTCCTACCTACCCTTCTCACAGTGGGTTATTCTGGGAGTATCGCTACTGGCCATGATCCTGGGTATTACCATGGCCATTGTCCAGACCGATCTCAAACGTATTATCGGATTCCTGGCAGTGGGAGAATTGGGATATATAGGAATTGGACTGGGACTGGGTACAGCCTATGGAATAACTGCAGGACTTTTCCAGGCAGTAAATGAAGTATTAATAACTGCCCTGTTGTTCATAGGCTTTGGTGTGGCAATATACCAGACTGAAACTTCCAACACTCGTAAACTGGGTGGTATGATGGTTAGAAACCCCTTGGTAGCTTTCCTGGTGTTACTGGGTGGCCTGGCCATGGCTGGTGTGCCTCCACTCAATGCATTCCAGAGCAAACTCATGTTAATCCAAGCATCACTCAATGCAGGCCTTCCTGAACTGGGGGTTATAATGATACTCCTGAGTATCGTGACCTTCATGACCTTCATGAAAGCATTCCATGCAGTTTACTTGCGTCCTAAACCTGCAGATCTTGAAATTAAGAATGAAAAGATACCCAAAGCTACCATAATATCCATGGTGGTGTTACTGGTGGTGTGTATCATATTTGGTCTCTTCCCACAATACGTGACCAGTTACCTGCAGCCACTGGCAACCAGTCTGGCAGGAGGTGTAGTATGA
- a CDS encoding cation:proton antiporter subunit C, with amino-acid sequence MVMDVQLASLFTAVALIVIGIVAVAFLDNLIKKIIGLAFIGDGTNLFLIAMGYKPGGIVYIYLPGMAADWFAQNAAYPLPFALVLTSIVIGASTMAVMLGIIIVLYKKHGSLSASKILGE; translated from the coding sequence ATGGTTATGGACGTACAACTAGCTTCACTATTTACCGCAGTAGCTCTGATTGTAATTGGAATTGTTGCTGTAGCATTCCTGGACAACCTTATCAAAAAAATCATAGGACTGGCATTCATAGGGGATGGAACCAACTTATTCCTAATTGCTATGGGTTACAAACCGGGAGGAATAGTCTACATATACTTGCCGGGCATGGCAGCAGACTGGTTCGCGCAAAACGCAGCTTATCCTCTTCCATTTGCCCTGGTATTAACCAGTATTGTTATCGGTGCCAGTACCATGGCCGTGATGCTGGGAATTATAATAGTTCTCTACAAAAAACATGGATCTTTAAGCGCATCCAAGATTCTGGGAGAGTAA
- a CDS encoding DUF4040 domain-containing protein, with protein sequence MIEYVLMIIVILGSIMVLMQRDLLKAAILTGIPGAGLAFLYQYLLAPDVALTQAIVGSAIIPVFFALAVYKTRRMEE encoded by the coding sequence ATGATTGAATACGTACTGATGATTATAGTGATTTTAGGATCAATCATGGTTCTCATGCAACGGGATCTCCTAAAAGCAGCCATTTTAACCGGAATTCCAGGTGCTGGTCTGGCCTTCCTTTACCAGTACCTCCTGGCTCCAGACGTGGCCCTAACTCAAGCCATTGTAGGGTCGGCTATCATTCCAGTGTTCTTTGCACTGGCAGTCTACAAAACCCGCAGGATGGAGGAATAA
- a CDS encoding monovalent cation/H(+) antiporter subunit G (subunit G of antiporter complex involved in resistance to high concentrations of Na+, K+, Li+ and/or alkali): MDDIFTIIKAVLILASAVFVLLAAFGILRFKDDLERVLYARIHILGVADMACILALLVLGEPILAAAYFILVPFASHAIANGFYYGEDKHD, from the coding sequence ATGGATGATATATTTACCATTATCAAAGCTGTTTTAATCCTGGCATCAGCAGTTTTTGTTCTTTTAGCAGCTTTTGGAATTTTAAGATTTAAAGATGACCTTGAAAGGGTCTTGTACGCCCGAATCCATATCCTGGGAGTGGCTGACATGGCCTGTATACTGGCGCTCCTGGTCCTGGGAGAACCCATATTGGCTGCTGCTTACTTCATATTAGTTCCCTTTGCATCTCACGCCATAGCCAATGGATTCTACTATGGGGAGGATAAACATGATTGA
- a CDS encoding monovalent cation/H+ antiporter complex subunit F, giving the protein MSMNILTLSEYVLLAALAIYALASVRIATRKTIGMGLVGISGLSIAVAVILILVKNLYGIAFCADIATALVLLGPVGTIAFARVLRGYSNG; this is encoded by the coding sequence ATGAGTATGAATATTTTAACCTTATCTGAATATGTTTTACTGGCTGCTCTGGCCATTTACGCCCTGGCATCTGTACGTATTGCCACCCGGAAAACTATAGGGATGGGCCTGGTTGGGATATCTGGATTGAGCATTGCCGTGGCTGTAATTCTCATCCTGGTAAAAAACCTTTACGGAATAGCTTTTTGTGCAGATATAGCCACTGCACTGGTGCTTCTGGGACCAGTGGGAACTATTGCCTTTGCCCGGGTTTTAAGGGGGTATAGTAATGGATGA
- a CDS encoding monovalent cation/H+ antiporter subunit E translates to MFITRIFYGIAYFIVLIWEIIKATIDVAIRTLDGKVDPVIVEIPTVLKRPVSQTILANSITLTPGTLSIDLDSENQVIKVATIVHRKNEEVIPFEPYIKGMLE, encoded by the coding sequence ATGTTTATAACAAGAATATTCTACGGAATCGCCTATTTCATTGTATTGATATGGGAGATAATCAAAGCCACCATTGATGTTGCAATCAGAACTTTAGATGGTAAGGTGGACCCGGTTATAGTGGAAATCCCCACAGTTCTTAAAAGACCAGTTTCCCAGACCATCCTTGCCAACAGCATTACCCTTACTCCGGGCACTTTATCCATTGACCTTGACTCGGAGAATCAGGTGATAAAGGTGGCCACAATTGTTCACCGGAAAAATGAGGAAGTTATTCCTTTTGAACCGTATATTAAAGGCATGTTAGAATGA
- a CDS encoding C39 family peptidase, protein MVDISNNKVQINRATFVNMLLRYWAWRNSKGTEPNIIYTKPNQQGDYVNLARFNDMRLRYEKWEGANGSPPNFVWTIPPTSTPTPTPSGNGIYIEPSWNDVDQQTSVTCGPASSVMGLSAIGIATTETEMANREWTNEDGTSHEGIIAGCIAEAAEHGITLTVTEQNFSAGGSNIDERFQTLGKLIADPEVAVIENGICEGWPTYYKQYKGGHYVMVTKVDMNQRKVWVADPARSWLLEYSFEEFAQGLALHSLPSLLIMRRS, encoded by the coding sequence ATGGTAGATATAAGCAACAATAAAGTCCAAATTAACAGGGCTACATTTGTGAACATGCTCTTGAGATATTGGGCTTGGAGAAATAGTAAAGGAACAGAACCAAACATAATCTACACGAAACCCAACCAGCAAGGTGACTATGTCAACCTGGCCAGATTCAACGATATGAGATTAAGATATGAAAAATGGGAAGGAGCCAATGGATCTCCACCAAACTTTGTCTGGACCATACCACCAACCAGCACACCAACACCCACCCCATCAGGTAATGGGATCTACATTGAACCTTCCTGGAATGACGTGGACCAGCAGACCAGTGTCACCTGCGGCCCTGCCAGTAGTGTGATGGGTCTCAGTGCCATTGGTATTGCCACCACTGAGACTGAGATGGCCAACCGTGAGTGGACTAATGAGGATGGTACTAGCCATGAAGGGATCATTGCAGGTTGTATTGCAGAAGCAGCCGAACATGGTATAACCCTCACAGTAACAGAACAAAACTTCAGTGCAGGAGGATCCAACATTGATGAAAGATTCCAGACACTAGGAAAACTAATAGCTGACCCTGAGGTGGCTGTGATTGAAAACGGAATCTGTGAAGGCTGGCCAACGTATTACAAACAGTACAAAGGTGGTCACTATGTCATGGTCACTAAAGTTGACATGAATCAAAGGAAAGTTTGGGTTGCAGATCCTGCCAGGTCCTGGCTATTGGAGTATAGCTTTGAAGAGTTTGCCCAAGGATTAGCCTTACATAGTCTCCCAAGTTTACTGATCATGAGGAGATCCTAA